The following proteins are encoded in a genomic region of Arachis ipaensis cultivar K30076 chromosome B02, Araip1.1, whole genome shotgun sequence:
- the LOC107627170 gene encoding uncharacterized protein LOC107627170: MNSICISNCINDTRDSRIRANYTNLYKWPESDVEFVRSLSHEGRRRCHVYGQDHPKVVDSISCRQMYLRSYQFSRKESVPQKTKRCFRRVKERVTRGNHGGWRNNCRKRIIGRHHGRRNKCLVWRRLKQISCAALFRIFKKLLSSAASVDVVKGGD; the protein is encoded by the coding sequence ATGAATTCGATCTGCATATCTAACTGTATCAATGACACACGTGATTCTCGCATTCGCGCCAACTATACGAACCTGTATAAGTGGCCGGAATCAGACGTAGAGTTTGTTAGGTCGTTGAGCCACGAGGGTAGGAGGAGATGCCACGTGTATGGTCAGGATCACCCGAAGGTGGTGGATAGCATCTCATGTAGGCAGATGTACCTTAGGAGCTACCAGTTTTCAAGGAAGGAGAGTGTCCCTCAAAAGACAAAAAGGTGTTTTAGGAGGGTGAAGGAGAGAGTAACACGTGGCAACCATGGTGGTTGGAGGAACAACTGCAGAAAGAGGATTATTGGTAGACACCATGGTAGGAGGAACAAGTGTCTGGTTTGGAGGAGACTGAAGCAAATTTCGTGTGCTGCTTTGTTTAGGATATTCAAGAAGTTATTGTCTTCTGCTGCAAGTGTAGATGTTGTGAAGGGGGGAGATTGA